A part of Terriglobales bacterium genomic DNA contains:
- a CDS encoding MFS transporter, with protein sequence MLTQDAHAQAVKEDVSGWQFAVSAGILGWVLDAFDFFLIIFLVDTLANNFHVEKKEIVFTITLTLAMRPVGALLFGSLADRYGRKLPLIACVLYFSTITACSAYAPAFWIFVLLRALYGVGMGGYWGIGASMAMESAPRRWRGVLSGLMQSGYPMGYLFAAVAIEAVLPRVGWKPTFLCGFVLALIITALTIKAPEPAAWVQHRVQTFKGLFRALLEHKGSFAYLLVVMMLMNSLSHGTQDLYPDFLKSVHHLSQTTVAHLAILYNLGAISAALIIGHLSERIGRRYSVMIALAICVVAIPGWAFGASVTALMVGSIVMQAGVQGAWGVIPAHLVELSPDSVRSLFPGLVYQLGVLLASPAVSIEYLLRDRLGYRGALCAFEGAVILALFFAFAFGKERRGKDFRAATPV encoded by the coding sequence GTGCTAACTCAAGATGCACACGCCCAGGCTGTAAAAGAAGACGTCTCAGGATGGCAGTTCGCGGTGTCTGCCGGCATCCTCGGCTGGGTGCTCGATGCCTTCGACTTCTTTCTGATCATCTTTCTCGTCGACACTCTGGCTAACAATTTTCACGTTGAAAAGAAAGAAATAGTCTTCACGATCACGCTCACGCTTGCCATGCGGCCCGTGGGCGCGCTGCTGTTTGGTTCTCTCGCCGACCGATATGGCCGCAAGCTCCCGCTGATCGCATGCGTCCTCTATTTTTCGACGATCACCGCCTGTAGCGCCTACGCGCCCGCTTTCTGGATCTTCGTCCTGCTGCGCGCATTGTACGGCGTGGGAATGGGAGGTTATTGGGGTATCGGCGCATCAATGGCGATGGAGAGCGCTCCGAGGCGGTGGCGCGGCGTGCTGTCGGGCCTGATGCAAAGCGGATATCCAATGGGATATTTGTTCGCGGCTGTCGCCATTGAAGCGGTGCTTCCGCGTGTGGGGTGGAAACCAACTTTTCTCTGCGGCTTCGTTCTCGCCTTAATAATCACCGCACTCACTATCAAAGCGCCAGAGCCCGCCGCATGGGTGCAGCATCGCGTTCAGACCTTCAAAGGCCTTTTTCGCGCTCTGCTGGAGCACAAAGGCAGCTTTGCCTATCTGCTCGTGGTCATGATGCTGATGAACAGCCTCTCTCACGGAACGCAGGATCTGTATCCCGACTTTCTGAAATCTGTACACCACTTATCGCAGACTACAGTTGCGCACTTGGCAATCCTGTACAACCTGGGAGCCATTAGTGCCGCCCTGATCATTGGTCACCTTTCAGAGCGCATCGGCCGTCGCTATAGTGTCATGATCGCTCTGGCCATCTGTGTTGTTGCCATTCCGGGATGGGCCTTTGGCGCAAGTGTCACGGCACTGATGGTTGGTTCGATCGTTATGCAAGCCGGAGTTCAGGGAGCCTGGGGTGTGATCCCGGCGCACCTGGTCGAACTCTCGCCCGACTCGGTGCGAAGTCTGTTTCCCGGTCTGGTCTACCAGCTGGGAGTGCTGCTGGCATCGCCTGCGGTAAGCATCGAGTATCTGCTGCGTGATCGCCTTGGATATCGGGGCGCTCTCTGCGCCTTCGAAGGAGCAGTGATCCTGGCTCTGTTCTTCGCCTTTGCGTTTGGTAAGGAGCGGCGCGGAAAAGATTTTCGGGCTGCAACTCCGGTTTGA
- a CDS encoding metal-dependent hydrolase yields MGHRRAVLDFAGYRCDEFRFGIHYGDFWGHRGFTHSLLFAGMVSGIAAALLVRRGMTAMSDFALFAYLFLTTASHGVLDGMTNGGLGVAFVSPFNNSRYFLPWRPIRISPVSATRFFTHRGYLVLRSELVWIWVPAVLFATVVMMLKRTTPADVPERNA; encoded by the coding sequence TTGGGTCACCGGCGCGCTGTGCTCGATTTTGCCGGATATCGATGTGATGAGTTTCGTTTTGGTATTCACTACGGAGATTTCTGGGGCCATCGCGGGTTCACGCACTCGCTGCTTTTTGCCGGCATGGTCTCGGGAATAGCCGCAGCCTTACTCGTCCGGCGCGGTATGACCGCAATGAGCGACTTTGCCCTATTCGCCTATTTGTTTTTGACCACTGCGAGTCATGGCGTACTCGACGGTATGACGAACGGAGGGCTTGGAGTCGCGTTCGTCTCCCCATTCAATAACTCCCGTTATTTCCTGCCGTGGAGACCGATTCGCATTTCGCCAGTATCGGCTACGCGCTTCTTTACTCATCGAGGATATCTCGTGCTCCGAAGTGAACTGGTGTGGATTTGGGTTCCGGCGGTTCTATTTGCAACCGTTGTGATGATGTTGAAACGGACGACACCAGCAGATGTGCCTGAACGAAATGCATAG
- a CDS encoding beta-propeller fold lactonase family protein: MEPTGHWLFLTVESDHTLRIVNAATLKTAAVVKLSGKPNECAVTPNGKYVVVPIRDGDSVQIVDAPARNVVASLPIKEPHNALNTGSNRYTYVSSMGSDEIDVIDLEQMQFSEHIPVGGRPRPYVVSRDGRKMYVALSDLQGFSILDLPSKTVVGKVTIPSMHHKLHPWKFETQDTLTHGLALTPDGEELWVTSLLDNSVYIYDLRSNKVVGKVRTGIGPNWVVITPDGKYVCVSSTDTDTVSIIDTAARREVARIKVGEVPKRLALAPAFFESQGRFNQPQSQFRTLERSSKLNLSLGRIINRESIIEYAPYISDDLSLLFRLLR; encoded by the coding sequence GTGGAACCGACCGGCCACTGGCTCTTCCTGACCGTCGAATCAGATCACACTTTGAGAATCGTGAATGCCGCAACCTTGAAGACAGCGGCAGTGGTGAAACTCAGCGGAAAGCCTAACGAATGTGCAGTTACTCCAAACGGTAAGTATGTAGTAGTGCCAATCCGGGACGGGGATTCGGTCCAAATCGTCGATGCTCCAGCGCGTAACGTCGTGGCATCTCTTCCGATCAAGGAGCCTCACAATGCGTTGAATACCGGAAGCAACCGCTACACCTACGTGAGTTCCATGGGTTCAGATGAGATCGACGTGATCGATCTAGAACAAATGCAATTCTCAGAACATATTCCGGTCGGCGGTAGGCCCCGACCCTATGTAGTTTCACGGGATGGGCGAAAAATGTATGTGGCGTTGTCAGACCTGCAAGGCTTCAGCATCCTCGACCTCCCTTCCAAAACCGTTGTTGGGAAGGTGACGATACCCTCCATGCATCACAAGCTACATCCCTGGAAATTTGAGACTCAGGATACCTTGACTCATGGCCTTGCTCTGACTCCAGACGGAGAAGAGCTCTGGGTTACGAGCTTGCTTGATAACAGTGTCTATATTTATGACCTTCGCAGCAATAAAGTAGTCGGCAAGGTGCGAACCGGAATAGGTCCAAACTGGGTCGTCATTACGCCGGACGGAAAGTACGTCTGCGTCAGCAGCACTGACACGGATACGGTTTCCATTATCGACACCGCAGCTCGCCGTGAAGTCGCCCGTATCAAGGTTGGAGAGGTTCCGAAGAGACTAGCATTAGCGCCTGCTTTCTTCGAAAGCCAAGGCCGATTCAACCAGCCACAAAGCCAGTTTAGAACGCTCGAACGCAGCTCGAAGCTGAATTTATCTCTCGGTAGGATCATCAACCGCGAGTCGATAATCGAGTACGCGCCATACATCAGCGATGATCTTTCACTTCTATTTCGATTGCTTCGATAG
- a CDS encoding YncE family protein, whose translation MPRIPKMLLVVICSMLTALSISAADVHGASPFKVVNKFPLAGEGRWDYLIVDNQSRRLFLSRTSHVAVLNADSGQSIGEVADTPGVHGIALAPELGVGFVSDGGENKVTVFDLQTLKAQQKIDTGGNPDSIVYDPDDKLVFVQNGKSSSSTVIDASSRQVVATIPMPGKPEFAVYDGKGSMYINIEDKSSIVHVDAASKQVKDTWKLTGCEEPSGLAIDRKSRTLFAACDNKVLAVVNADSGKVTQTLPIGDDCDAVAYDPETGYVFASAGEGKLTVIRKGVGGKYLVVQNLSSPAGSKTMALDPGKHQIFLPAAKFNGDPTAHPRPSVVPGSASMLVIAASKHGK comes from the coding sequence ATGCCACGAATTCCCAAAATGTTGTTAGTCGTGATTTGCTCGATGTTGACCGCCTTGTCGATCAGCGCCGCTGACGTACACGGAGCCAGCCCATTCAAAGTGGTGAATAAGTTTCCGTTGGCCGGAGAAGGCCGGTGGGATTACCTGATCGTTGATAACCAGAGCCGTCGGCTGTTTTTGTCTCGAACCAGCCATGTTGCTGTTCTGAATGCGGACTCAGGTCAATCGATAGGCGAGGTCGCCGATACTCCCGGCGTGCATGGGATCGCGCTGGCTCCGGAGCTCGGCGTCGGCTTTGTGAGTGACGGCGGCGAGAACAAGGTCACCGTTTTTGATCTTCAGACACTCAAGGCCCAGCAAAAAATCGATACCGGAGGCAATCCGGATTCCATCGTTTACGATCCCGACGACAAACTGGTGTTTGTTCAAAATGGAAAGAGCAGCTCGTCTACGGTGATCGACGCCTCAAGCCGGCAGGTGGTCGCTACGATTCCCATGCCGGGAAAGCCGGAATTCGCGGTGTATGACGGTAAAGGCAGCATGTACATCAATATTGAAGACAAGAGTTCTATTGTCCATGTCGATGCCGCCAGCAAGCAGGTAAAGGACACCTGGAAGCTCACCGGCTGTGAAGAGCCGAGCGGTCTTGCCATCGACCGCAAGAGTCGAACTCTGTTTGCAGCCTGCGACAACAAGGTGCTCGCAGTGGTGAACGCCGATTCCGGCAAAGTCACCCAAACACTTCCCATCGGCGACGATTGCGATGCGGTGGCCTACGATCCTGAAACCGGTTACGTATTTGCCTCCGCCGGCGAGGGCAAGCTAACGGTGATACGCAAAGGAGTCGGCGGAAAGTACTTGGTCGTTCAGAATCTGTCGTCGCCCGCAGGTTCCAAGACTATGGCGCTGGATCCAGGAAAGCACCAGATTTTTCTGCCCGCGGCGAAGTTCAATGGCGACCCTACAGCGCATCCTCGGCCCTCGGTGGTTCCCGGTTCGGCTTCCATGCTGGTGATTGCAGCGAGTAAGCATGGGAAATAA